A single window of Candidatus Acetothermia bacterium DNA harbors:
- the lgt gene encoding prolipoprotein diacylglyceryl transferase: MHPILVRLGPIEIRYYGLMYVIAFVLGYFIIRAEARRKGLVTSSEDVLDLFLITIPLGILFARAYYVAFQWERYRYALWEIPQVWHGGLAIHGGLLGGVLGLLIFSRWKRVAFWRLADASVPALALGQVLGRIGNFLNGDAFGTPTDLPWGVVFPPTSMAGQFYPGQPVHPAMLYEAVGVLLIFVLLWRLRRRPAQPGFLAAVYFLAYGALRFVCEYFRGDALMLGPWRAAQVASVLLVIGFASWLLARKLWRPIR; this comes from the coding sequence ATGCATCCGATCCTCGTGCGGTTGGGCCCAATCGAGATCCGTTACTACGGGCTGATGTACGTGATCGCCTTCGTCCTCGGCTACTTCATCATCCGTGCCGAGGCCCGGCGGAAAGGGCTGGTCACGTCGTCCGAGGACGTCCTGGACCTCTTCCTCATCACCATCCCCCTCGGGATCCTGTTCGCGAGGGCCTACTACGTGGCCTTCCAGTGGGAGCGGTACCGGTACGCCCTGTGGGAGATCCCCCAGGTGTGGCACGGGGGGCTGGCCATCCACGGGGGGCTCCTCGGCGGGGTGCTCGGCCTCCTGATCTTCTCCCGCTGGAAGCGGGTCGCGTTCTGGCGGCTCGCCGACGCATCGGTCCCCGCACTGGCCCTGGGCCAGGTGCTGGGCCGAATCGGCAACTTCCTGAACGGCGATGCCTTCGGCACCCCCACGGATCTCCCGTGGGGGGTGGTGTTCCCCCCCACGTCCATGGCTGGCCAGTTCTATCCCGGCCAGCCAGTGCACCCGGCGATGCTGTACGAGGCGGTGGGGGTGCTCCTGATCTTCGTCCTCCTGTGGCGGCTGCGGCGACGGCCGGCGCAGCCGGGGTTCCTGGCCGCGGTCTACTTCCTCGCCTACGGGGCGTTGCGGTTCGTGTGCGAGTACTTCCGCGGGGATGCCCTGATGCTCGGGCCGTGGCGGGCGGCCCAGGTGGCGAGCGTGCTGCTCGTCATCGGCTTCGCCAGCTGGCTCCTCGCCCGCAAGCTGTGGCGCCCGATCCGGTGA
- a CDS encoding glycogen-binding domain-containing protein — translation MMPFDELDERIRNAIAQEVEAGLPRLAGMEARVMAELAARPDRRPFWARLARARWRWALAGCGVAVLAIGFVIGRLSAPGPSPLLAHGGSLFAVAVPGARMVAVVGDFSAWQPVPLADPDGDGIWTATIALPPGRYEYAFVVDGRWIGQDPLADEYVRSFGEYASVRYIGGGS, via the coding sequence ATGATGCCGTTTGACGAACTGGACGAGCGCATTCGGAATGCCATCGCCCAAGAAGTGGAAGCGGGGCTGCCCCGCCTGGCGGGGATGGAGGCCCGGGTCATGGCCGAACTCGCTGCCCGCCCGGATCGGCGTCCATTTTGGGCCCGGCTCGCCCGGGCGCGGTGGCGGTGGGCCCTTGCCGGGTGCGGTGTGGCCGTGTTGGCCATCGGGTTCGTCATCGGGCGCCTATCGGCGCCGGGTCCGTCCCCCCTTCTTGCCCACGGGGGCAGCCTGTTCGCGGTGGCCGTCCCCGGCGCCCGGATGGTGGCCGTGGTCGGGGACTTCTCCGCCTGGCAGCCGGTGCCCCTGGCCGATCCGGATGGCGACGGTATCTGGACCGCGACCATCGCCCTTCCTCCCGGGCGGTACGAGTACGCGTTCGTCGTGGACGGGCGGTGGATCGGCCAGGACCCCTTGGCCGACGAGTACGTCCGCAGCTTCGGCGAGTACGCCTCGGTGCGGTACATCGGGGGGGGCTCGTGA
- a CDS encoding sigma-70 family RNA polymerase sigma factor, protein MSEGELVLIQRSLNGDLEAWGEIVSRYKNAAFGVAMAIVRNRADAEDVVQDAFIRAYQRLDRYDLSRKFSTWLFAVTANVAKNALRRRRRDPMPKAIWAEDPAHMVWREDMEAAVREAVWGLPEAYRAPLVLRYWHELSLEEIAETLGLRLGTVKTRLHRARALVRAELAERGVIHDAV, encoded by the coding sequence GTGTCCGAAGGAGAGCTGGTGCTCATCCAACGTAGCCTGAACGGGGACCTGGAGGCGTGGGGGGAGATCGTGAGCCGGTACAAGAACGCGGCATTCGGGGTGGCCATGGCCATCGTCCGCAACCGGGCCGACGCCGAGGACGTGGTTCAGGACGCGTTCATCCGCGCCTACCAGCGCCTGGATCGGTACGATCTTTCGCGCAAGTTCTCCACTTGGCTGTTCGCCGTCACCGCCAACGTGGCCAAGAACGCGCTCCGGCGGCGCCGGCGTGATCCCATGCCCAAGGCCATTTGGGCCGAGGACCCAGCGCACATGGTGTGGCGGGAAGACATGGAGGCCGCGGTTCGGGAGGCGGTGTGGGGGCTCCCGGAGGCGTACCGGGCCCCGCTCGTGCTGCGGTACTGGCACGAGCTTTCTCTGGAGGAGATCGCCGAGACCCTCGGCCTCCGGCTGGGGACGGTGAAGACGCGCCTGCACCGGGCGCGGGCCCTGGTACGGGCCGAGCTCGCGGAACGGGGGGTGATCCATGATGCCGTTTGA
- a CDS encoding ABC transporter substrate-binding protein, with translation MVHKVGMAFLLIVLVGAIVWGGPDQNNIVIGTTQEPDQLNPWEGAADTKENVMALFFIGLTYFDTEGNLLPGLATEVPSEANGRLRIVRDAAGNFVRQEVDWTIRDEAFWSDGVPITTADVLFTLEVQNHPLIPVTFRTFSAIIEEIKVRDDKNFTIVYKEPNLFYASPTGRIGLA, from the coding sequence ATGGTGCACAAGGTTGGAATGGCATTTCTGTTGATTGTTCTGGTGGGAGCGATTGTATGGGGTGGGCCAGACCAGAACAACATCGTCATTGGGACAACCCAGGAACCGGACCAGCTCAATCCGTGGGAGGGTGCAGCCGACACGAAAGAGAACGTGATGGCCTTGTTCTTCATCGGCCTCACCTATTTCGACACCGAAGGGAACCTTCTGCCCGGGCTGGCCACGGAGGTCCCCAGCGAGGCCAACGGCCGTCTTCGGATCGTCCGCGACGCGGCGGGGAACTTCGTGCGCCAGGAAGTGGACTGGACGATCCGCGATGAGGCCTTCTGGTCGGACGGGGTCCCCATCACCACCGCCGATGTCCTGTTCACCCTTGAGGTCCAGAACCACCCGTTGATCCCGGTGACGTTCCGAACGTTCTCGGCGATCATCGAGGAGATCAAGGTTCGGGACGACAAGAACTTCACCATCGTCTACAAGGAGCCCAACCTGTTCTATGCCAGCCCGACCGGACGCATCGGCTTGGC
- a CDS encoding DUF4384 domain-containing protein translates to MKKMAWIVALVLALAATGLGQVEPKGIIIEPPTPEGLTVRIWVDKPAYAIGEYVQVNFEVNKAAYIYIWDILPDGRVQQIFPNQYDQQNYFPAGRHTLPRPGTFRWRVDPPTGTEWLQIMAVTQPIPGIFGGFSVEIPFPILSPDPLQFQVQIQGLVPEPAERAFDFTSFEIVSGVAPGYGTLVVNTTPSLARLYVDGVFRGWTPRTLNLTAGFHDVLIRKSGYQDHSVRVFIIAGRTRTLDVALTPFAVNQPPVAQFTYTPPTPLPGTSVTFNGTGSYDPDGSIIAYQWDLNGDGVVDRTGAVVTWTYTLPGTYNVTLYVMDNMGATGQTTRPVTVVWTGIPGMPPMFGIPGIYVWGTDTWRITVNGASTWTTPHAYRIELRTDGQFVGVSTEAGPSPLGLIPEPTTEGWRLVFEGSVVSNRVTYAFQVTGATSIYMDLRLDMDGDGNLDRSSGFVRLREFMVSPPTNPLVVGVPEGYTGALVPSLNFRIGMPISYTDVVRIVWWQTTIGALEGP, encoded by the coding sequence ATGAAGAAGATGGCATGGATCGTGGCATTGGTGCTGGCCCTGGCCGCCACCGGCTTGGGCCAGGTGGAGCCGAAGGGGATCATCATCGAGCCCCCGACGCCGGAAGGGCTTACGGTACGGATTTGGGTGGACAAGCCGGCGTATGCGATCGGCGAGTACGTTCAGGTCAACTTCGAGGTGAACAAGGCCGCGTACATCTACATCTGGGACATCCTGCCCGACGGCCGAGTGCAGCAGATCTTCCCCAACCAGTACGACCAGCAGAACTACTTCCCGGCCGGCCGGCACACGTTGCCCCGGCCGGGCACGTTCCGATGGAGGGTGGATCCGCCCACAGGCACGGAGTGGCTGCAGATCATGGCTGTAACCCAGCCCATCCCGGGGATCTTCGGCGGGTTCTCGGTGGAGATCCCGTTCCCGATCCTGAGCCCAGACCCGCTCCAGTTCCAGGTGCAGATCCAGGGGCTGGTGCCGGAGCCGGCGGAGCGAGCGTTCGACTTCACGAGCTTTGAGATCGTGTCGGGGGTGGCCCCCGGCTATGGGACGCTTGTGGTGAACACCACGCCTTCCCTGGCCCGTCTGTACGTGGATGGGGTGTTCCGGGGGTGGACGCCGCGGACCCTCAACCTCACTGCCGGGTTCCACGATGTCCTCATCCGCAAGTCCGGGTACCAGGACCACTCGGTCCGGGTGTTCATCATCGCTGGGCGGACCCGCACCCTCGATGTGGCCCTGACCCCCTTCGCGGTAAACCAGCCGCCGGTGGCCCAGTTCACCTACACGCCTCCGACCCCGCTTCCGGGGACATCGGTGACGTTCAACGGCACCGGGTCCTATGACCCCGATGGGTCCATCATCGCCTACCAGTGGGACCTGAACGGGGACGGGGTGGTGGACCGGACGGGGGCAGTCGTGACGTGGACCTACACCCTGCCCGGCACCTACAACGTGACCCTGTACGTGATGGACAACATGGGCGCCACCGGGCAGACCACGCGGCCGGTGACGGTGGTGTGGACCGGGATCCCCGGGATGCCCCCCATGTTCGGGATCCCCGGGATCTACGTGTGGGGCACCGACACCTGGCGGATCACCGTGAACGGGGCGTCCACTTGGACCACCCCGCACGCTTACCGGATCGAGCTCCGCACCGACGGCCAGTTCGTGGGGGTGTCCACCGAGGCCGGTCCATCCCCGCTTGGGCTGATCCCTGAGCCCACCACCGAGGGGTGGCGCCTGGTGTTCGAGGGCTCGGTGGTATCGAACCGAGTGACGTACGCGTTCCAGGTCACCGGGGCCACGTCCATCTACATGGACCTGCGCCTGGACATGGACGGCGATGGGAACCTCGACCGCTCGTCGGGATTCGTGCGGCTGCGAGAGTTTATGGTCAGCCCACCCACCAACCCGCTCGTGGTGGGGGTGCCGGAGGGGTACACCGGGGCGTTGGTGCCCAGCCTGAACTTCCGGATCGGGATGCCGATCTCCTATACGGACGTGGTCAGGATCGTGTGGTGGCAGACCACGATCGGGGCCCTGGAGGGCCCCTAA
- the lnt gene encoding apolipoprotein N-acyltransferase, whose protein sequence is MVLFVRVLAGALAAGLLWAAFFPGMAMLAWVALVPLFWAVDGAGVRRGAAVGATFGVLFFALEFSSLLSLRPFVGGVAFLVCGALAIYGALFAVVFAGVGGIRASPLLWAGAWTLLEVARAAGPLGFTFGSLPAAVSGTPFLSASALGGPWLLSLGVAWTAGCLARGLRRRRWLPGTALGPLALLALAWASPALPPQGALTVALVQPNIPQADRLDPERLPDLVARYRELLAGIAPPLDLVVVPENALPAFLRQEPEHLALFQDAARRLNATLLVGTGDFRSGRIYNTILVLSPAGEVVGTYAKTHLVPFGEYVPGREIWRRLGLGPLFARLLPVDQAPGEGVRPVGSYGVMICFESTFPAISRELARGGAEVLLTPTNDAWFGRTRILWEHYALGALRAAETGRAFVQAGQTGFTGGWGPSGKDLGRLPPWEQGVLTLRVPLYTGLTPYARVGDGPALALAGALALLGFIPKKRPRPCRAGPRRSVIER, encoded by the coding sequence GTGGTCCTCTTCGTTCGCGTACTGGCCGGGGCACTCGCGGCTGGCCTGTTGTGGGCGGCGTTCTTTCCCGGGATGGCGATGCTGGCGTGGGTCGCGTTGGTGCCCCTGTTCTGGGCGGTGGACGGCGCCGGCGTGCGGCGGGGGGCCGCGGTGGGGGCGACTTTTGGGGTCCTGTTCTTCGCCCTGGAGTTCTCCTCGCTCCTCTCGCTGCGGCCGTTCGTGGGTGGGGTGGCGTTCCTCGTGTGTGGGGCGCTCGCCATCTACGGGGCGCTGTTCGCCGTCGTGTTCGCTGGTGTGGGGGGGATCCGGGCCTCGCCCCTCCTGTGGGCTGGGGCGTGGACGCTCCTCGAGGTGGCCCGAGCTGCCGGACCGCTGGGGTTCACGTTTGGCTCGCTCCCGGCGGCGGTGTCCGGAACCCCGTTCCTCTCAGCTTCTGCCCTTGGCGGCCCGTGGCTCCTGTCCCTCGGGGTGGCGTGGACGGCCGGGTGTCTCGCCCGGGGCCTGCGCCGGCGGCGCTGGCTCCCGGGTACCGCCCTTGGCCCGCTGGCCCTCCTCGCCCTGGCCTGGGCCAGCCCGGCCCTGCCGCCCCAGGGGGCGCTCACCGTGGCCTTGGTCCAGCCGAACATCCCCCAGGCGGACCGGCTGGATCCGGAACGCCTGCCGGACCTCGTGGCCCGGTACCGGGAGCTCCTCGCTGGGATCGCCCCCCCGCTGGACCTGGTGGTGGTCCCGGAGAACGCGCTCCCTGCGTTCCTGCGTCAGGAGCCGGAGCACCTTGCCCTCTTCCAAGACGCGGCCCGGCGCCTGAACGCCACACTCCTGGTGGGGACAGGCGATTTCCGGTCCGGCCGCATCTACAACACGATCCTCGTCCTCTCCCCGGCTGGGGAGGTGGTGGGCACGTACGCGAAGACACACCTGGTCCCGTTCGGCGAGTACGTGCCCGGGCGGGAGATCTGGCGCCGGCTGGGGCTGGGGCCCTTGTTCGCCCGGTTGTTGCCCGTCGACCAGGCCCCCGGGGAGGGGGTGCGCCCGGTGGGCTCCTACGGGGTCATGATCTGTTTCGAATCCACATTTCCGGCGATCAGCCGGGAACTGGCCCGCGGCGGGGCGGAAGTGCTCCTCACCCCCACCAACGACGCCTGGTTCGGCCGGACCCGGATCCTGTGGGAGCACTACGCCCTGGGGGCGCTCCGGGCGGCGGAGACCGGTCGGGCGTTCGTTCAAGCGGGCCAGACCGGGTTCACCGGGGGCTGGGGACCTTCGGGGAAGGACCTCGGGCGGTTGCCTCCCTGGGAGCAGGGGGTGCTCACGCTGCGGGTGCCCCTGTACACAGGTCTCACCCCCTACGCCCGCGTCGGGGACGGTCCGGCCCTCGCTCTCGCCGGGGCCCTCGCCCTCCTCGGGTTCATCCCGAAGAAACGGCCCCGCCCATGCCGGGCGGGGCCGCGGAGGTCGGTCATAGAGCGCTGA
- a CDS encoding PKD domain-containing protein translates to MRSVGKVAVLVLLGLGLSGCAWLFTPLQAVLTATPTSGVAPLSVTFSAAGSTGTIVSFTLDFETDGTVDYTGTDITVAVVHTYDAPGTYTATLTVQDARGRTNAATVTITVTASPTTTVSLGAIPASGPAPLDDVDFWVTINAAPGRRIVHLRLEYGDGSPDFEATVDLVAYNGLLTGHSYTDPGTYTATLTATDDEAQATSASVMITVTSPPPEITSFSVYDGVNPPVKFDDVDPTLAITAGHTVDFDFAAQAAAGREIAKYTLLCPGSDIPSLTEEGLTGNTLTRNDLMRTYATAGTYTATLQVWDDVGNSDLATLTIEVTAP, encoded by the coding sequence ATGCGCAGTGTCGGCAAGGTAGCGGTGTTGGTCCTTCTCGGGCTGGGGCTTTCCGGGTGCGCGTGGCTGTTCACCCCGCTCCAGGCGGTGCTCACGGCGACGCCTACGTCCGGCGTGGCCCCTCTGAGCGTGACCTTCAGCGCGGCCGGCTCGACCGGAACGATCGTTTCCTTCACCCTGGACTTCGAGACCGACGGGACCGTGGACTACACCGGCACGGACATCACCGTGGCCGTGGTCCATACCTACGACGCGCCCGGGACGTACACCGCCACCCTCACCGTGCAGGACGCCCGGGGCAGGACGAACGCGGCCACGGTGACGATCACTGTGACTGCTTCGCCCACGACGACGGTGAGCCTGGGGGCCATCCCCGCCAGCGGCCCCGCCCCCCTCGACGACGTGGACTTCTGGGTCACCATCAATGCCGCTCCCGGGAGGAGGATCGTCCACCTCAGACTGGAGTACGGCGACGGATCGCCGGATTTCGAGGCCACCGTGGACCTCGTGGCCTACAACGGCCTGCTCACCGGTCATTCCTACACCGATCCGGGGACCTATACCGCCACGCTAACCGCCACGGACGACGAGGCCCAGGCGACCTCGGCGTCGGTGATGATCACCGTGACCAGCCCGCCGCCGGAGATCACGTCGTTCAGCGTGTACGATGGCGTAAATCCGCCCGTCAAGTTCGACGATGTCGATCCCACACTGGCCATCACCGCTGGTCATACGGTCGACTTCGACTTCGCTGCCCAGGCGGCCGCGGGGAGGGAGATCGCCAAGTACACGCTTCTATGTCCGGGAAGCGACATCCCCTCCCTGACCGAAGAGGGACTGACCGGGAACACGCTGACCCGCAACGACTTGATGCGAACCTACGCCACGGCAGGCACGTACACGGCAACGCTGCAGGTGTGGGATGATGTCGGGAACTCCGACTTGGCCACCCTGACCATCGAGGTCACGGCCCCGTAG